The following proteins are encoded in a genomic region of Ovis canadensis isolate MfBH-ARS-UI-01 breed Bighorn chromosome 16, ARS-UI_OviCan_v2, whole genome shotgun sequence:
- the PELO gene encoding protein pelota homolog produces the protein MKLVRKDIEKDNAGQVTLVPEEPEDMWHTYNLVQVGDSLRASTIRKVQTESSTGSVGSNRVRTTLTLCVEAIDFDSQACQLRVKGTNIQENEYVKMGAYHTIELEPNRQFTLAKKQWDSVVLERIEQACDPAWSADVAAVVMQEGLAHICLVTPSMTLTRAKVEVNIPRKRKGNCSQHDRALERFYEQVVQAIQRHIHFDVVKCVLVASPGFVREQFCDYMFQQAVKTDNKVLLENRSKFLQVHASSGHKYSLKEALCDPTVASRLSDTKAAGEVKALDDFYKMLQHEPDRAFYGLKQVEKANEAMAIDTLLISDELFRHQDVATRSRYVRLVDSVKENAGTVRIFSSLHVSGEQLSQLTGIAAILRFPVPELSDQENDSSSEEDE, from the exons ATGAAGCTCGTGAGGAAGGACATTGAGAAAGACAATGCGGGCCAGGTGACCCTGGTTCCCGAGGAACCCGAGGACATGTGGCACACCTACAATCTAGTGCAGGTGGGCGACAGCCTGCGCGCTTCCACCATCCGCAAGGTGCAGACCGAGTCCTCCACCGGCAGCGTGGGGAGCAACCGGGTCCGCACGACCCTCACTCTCTGTGTGGAGGCCATCGACTTCGACTCCCAAGCCTGCCAGCTGCGGGTCAAGGGGACCAACATCCAGGAGAATGAGTATGTCAAGATGGGGGCTTACCACACCATCGAGCTGGAGCCCAACCGCCAGTTCACCCTGGCCAAAAAACAGTGGGACAGTGTGGTCCTGGAGCGCATCGAGCAAGCCTGTGACCCAGCCTGGAGCGCCGATGTGGCGGCTGTGGTTATGCAGGAAGGCCTCGCCCATATCTGCTTAGTCACTCCCAGCATGACCCTCACTCGGGCCAAGGTGGAAGTGAACATCCCTCGGAAACGGAAAGGCAACTGCTCGCAGCACGACCGGGCCTTGGAGCGGTTCTATGAACAGGTGGTCCAGGCCATCCAGCGCCACATACACTTCGATGTTGTAAAGTGCGTCCTAGTGGCCAGCCCAGGATTTGTGAGGGAGCAGTTCTGCGACTACATGTTTCAACAGGCAGTGAAGACCGACAACAAAGTGCTCCTGGAAAACCGGTCCAAATTCCTTCAG GTACATGCCTCCTCTGGACACAAGTACTCCCTGAAagaggctctttgtgaccctacagtaGCTAGCCGCCTTTCAGACACAAAAGCCGCTGGGGAAGTAAAGGCCTTGGATGATTTCTATAAAATGTTGCAACACGAACCAGACCGAGCATTTTATGGACTCAAGCAGGTGGAGAAGGCCAATGAGGCCATGGCAATTGACACATTGCTCATCAGCGATGAGCTCTTCAGGCACCAAGATGTAGCCACACGCAGCCGGTATGTGCGGCTGGTGGACAGCGTGAAAGAGAACGCAGGCACCGTTAGGATATTCTCTAGTCTTCACGTGTCTGGGGAACAGCTCAGCCAGTTGACTGGAATAGCTGCCATCCTCCGCTTCCCTGTCCCTGAACTCTCTGACCAAGAGAATGATTCCAGTTCTGAAGAAGATGAATGA